Proteins found in one Mucilaginibacter gracilis genomic segment:
- a CDS encoding FecR family protein: MTKNNRITDLFKKYFDKTATATERKELMLLISEANSDEELLQLMEEAYQAFVPQKNPFMLGKREKMLQQIQAGIADAETKEAAPKLQRKKTWLRYAVAAAILIFITTGTYLLVYKQTARQIAKADFTPGGNKAVLTLSNGSIIILNDAKNGKLASQGGIAINKTHDGEVNYDASKSAEIETAAALSYNTITTPKGGQYQVVLADGTKVWLNSVSSISFPTAFTGKERHVEITGEVYFEVAKNKAKPFFVKSGNQEVEVLGTHFNINNYTDEPDAKTTLLEGSVKIKQLNNGITATLQPGQQAIYKSSGFIIVKDADIERIVAWKNGMFQINDASIETIMRQAARWYDVDIEYEGKVPQRQFSGKIKRDVKASEFLQMISYFNVHFSIEGRKIIVKN, translated from the coding sequence ATGACAAAAAACAACCGTATAACTGATTTATTTAAAAAATATTTTGACAAAACGGCTACTGCTACAGAGCGGAAGGAGCTAATGCTTTTGATCAGTGAAGCAAATTCGGATGAGGAGTTGCTACAACTGATGGAAGAAGCCTACCAAGCTTTTGTTCCTCAAAAAAACCCTTTTATGCTGGGTAAAAGGGAAAAAATGTTGCAACAGATTCAGGCCGGTATAGCCGATGCGGAAACAAAAGAAGCAGCTCCAAAGCTACAACGCAAAAAAACATGGCTTAGATATGCCGTTGCCGCGGCGATATTGATATTTATAACTACAGGTACCTATTTATTAGTTTATAAGCAAACGGCCAGGCAAATTGCAAAGGCCGACTTTACTCCCGGCGGTAATAAGGCGGTGCTAACGCTAAGCAATGGATCAATCATCATTCTGAATGATGCTAAAAATGGAAAATTAGCTAGCCAGGGTGGCATAGCGATTAATAAGACCCACGACGGCGAGGTAAATTATGATGCTTCAAAATCAGCAGAGATTGAAACCGCCGCGGCTCTGTCTTACAACACCATTACTACGCCAAAAGGCGGCCAATACCAGGTTGTATTAGCCGATGGCACTAAGGTATGGCTCAATTCGGTTTCTTCAATCAGTTTCCCTACCGCGTTTACCGGGAAGGAACGGCATGTAGAAATTACAGGAGAGGTATATTTTGAAGTGGCTAAAAATAAAGCCAAGCCTTTCTTTGTTAAATCGGGCAACCAGGAGGTTGAAGTTTTGGGTACGCATTTCAACATCAACAACTACACGGATGAGCCCGATGCTAAAACAACCTTACTTGAAGGATCGGTTAAAATTAAACAACTAAACAATGGTATTACTGCAACTCTTCAACCAGGGCAGCAAGCTATCTATAAATCATCGGGGTTCATTATTGTTAAGGATGCGGATATTGAACGGATAGTAGCCTGGAAAAACGGCATGTTCCAGATTAATGATGCCAGCATTGAAACCATTATGCGCCAGGCCGCCAGATGGTACGATGTGGATATTGAATATGAAGGAAAAGTTCCGCAGAGACAATTTTCCGGAAAGATTAAACGCGATGTTAAAGCCTCAGAATTTTTGCAAATGATCTCTTATTTCAATGTGCATTTTAGCATTGAGGGGCGGAAGATCATCGTTAAAAACTAA
- a CDS encoding RNA polymerase sigma-70 factor, translating to MHFINFNVLKKVALTPVKNEAQLLALVAKGEQRAFTELFDAYYKQLGEYVNNLTESIEVTEEIVQDVFIKIWLKKETLIELDNFSYYLFILCKNQTLNHLRKKANDKVRQSEWLKHIEEEIYTTDNSAVTEEYRVLIDHAINKLPPQQQKIYRLSREERLKHDEIAKLLNISPQTVKKHIKLALRFIKNDVNIKKDAIIIMILSTPLLFL from the coding sequence GTGCATTTTATTAACTTTAATGTTTTAAAAAAAGTGGCCCTAACTCCTGTAAAAAACGAAGCGCAATTACTTGCATTGGTTGCAAAAGGGGAACAGCGTGCTTTTACCGAACTTTTTGATGCCTATTATAAGCAACTTGGTGAATACGTAAATAACCTTACGGAATCAATTGAGGTAACTGAAGAAATTGTACAAGATGTTTTTATAAAAATTTGGCTCAAAAAGGAGACGCTTATTGAACTCGACAATTTTAGTTATTACTTATTTATTCTTTGCAAAAACCAAACCTTAAATCACCTTCGGAAAAAAGCTAATGATAAAGTGCGGCAATCCGAATGGCTAAAACACATCGAAGAAGAGATTTATACCACTGATAATTCTGCTGTAACTGAAGAATACCGGGTACTTATCGATCATGCGATTAACAAACTCCCCCCCCAACAGCAAAAAATTTACAGGCTAAGCAGAGAAGAACGCCTAAAGCACGATGAAATAGCCAAACTTTTGAATATTTCTCCACAAACAGTAAAAAAACACATTAAACTGGCACTCCGTTTTATTAAAAATGATGTTAATATTAAAAAAGATGCCATTATTATCATGATTTTATCTACTCCATTGCTTTTTTTATAA
- a CDS encoding lmo0937 family membrane protein yields MNSLLYIIAVILIIGWALGVFMYSATGLIHVLLVIAVISLILGFIRRPTIV; encoded by the coding sequence ATGAACTCATTATTGTATATTATTGCCGTCATCCTCATTATTGGTTGGGCTCTCGGCGTATTTATGTATTCGGCCACCGGGTTAATTCACGTGCTGTTGGTGATAGCTGTAATATCGCTGATATTAGGATTTATAAGAAGGCCAACCATTGTTTAG
- a CDS encoding M61 family metallopeptidase: protein MNLNATDVVKPPLISYKLTFPEAQAHYVTIEMTISGLKQQTVDVKMPVWTPGSYLVREFAKNVEGFTAQANGKPIKAYKTNKNTWHIVNGNATVVNLRYSVYCFEASVRTSLVDVSAAFLSTSGLFMYPDGMLNEPSTIHIVPFAGWKTVSTSLTAVNGDQFTLHSPNYDILFDSPIQVGNQDVFGFETGGVKYEIAMCSGGNYDKERLKNDFTKIIEEETAVYGENPNKRYVFIVHNYLKGSGGLEHLSSTVLGATRNGYSNEAIYHNFLGLVAHEHFHLWNVKRLRPIALGPFNYEAENYTTDLWIAEGFTTYYQAVIVRRTNLYPTRDFLTIMAADMSMVDNQPGTKIQSLVDASFDAWIKYYRPNENSVNTTMSYYNKGAVIAMLLDLEIINNSKAQKSLDDVMKHMYNDFYKVKKRGYTDTEFKAGLENFTGKNLDDFYKKYIYGVDSIDYSHYLGYAGYKVTNELNANSNAYLGIKTMPGNGNNMVAAVIRNSPAWVAGLSAFDEIITIDGNSVADVDKYLTTKKPGDSVEISLLRDGQPMTFKIVLNNNPQVKYVVEELPNPTVEQLAVRKKWMKL from the coding sequence ATGAATTTGAACGCAACTGATGTTGTTAAACCACCCCTAATCAGCTATAAGCTTACTTTCCCCGAAGCCCAGGCACATTACGTGACTATTGAAATGACCATAAGCGGACTAAAACAGCAAACAGTTGATGTTAAAATGCCCGTGTGGACGCCCGGCTCATACCTTGTAAGAGAATTTGCCAAAAATGTAGAAGGCTTTACCGCCCAGGCAAATGGTAAGCCAATTAAAGCCTATAAAACCAATAAAAATACCTGGCATATTGTAAACGGCAACGCAACAGTAGTTAACTTAAGATATAGTGTTTATTGTTTTGAGGCATCTGTACGTACAAGCTTAGTTGATGTTTCGGCAGCATTTTTATCCACATCGGGTTTGTTTATGTATCCGGATGGGATGTTGAACGAGCCATCTACCATACATATTGTTCCGTTTGCGGGTTGGAAAACAGTATCAACAAGCCTTACAGCTGTAAACGGCGATCAGTTTACTTTGCACTCCCCCAATTATGATATTTTGTTTGATTCGCCAATACAGGTTGGTAACCAGGATGTTTTTGGCTTTGAAACAGGCGGTGTAAAATATGAAATTGCAATGTGCAGCGGCGGCAACTACGATAAAGAACGCTTAAAGAACGACTTTACCAAAATAATTGAAGAAGAAACGGCAGTTTATGGCGAAAACCCTAATAAACGCTATGTATTTATAGTACACAATTACTTAAAAGGCAGCGGTGGTTTAGAACACCTGAGCAGTACCGTTTTAGGAGCTACGCGAAATGGTTATAGCAACGAAGCTATATATCACAATTTTTTAGGATTGGTGGCGCATGAGCATTTTCATTTATGGAACGTAAAGCGTTTGCGGCCAATAGCCCTTGGCCCGTTTAATTACGAAGCCGAAAACTACACAACCGATTTGTGGATTGCCGAGGGCTTTACAACTTATTACCAGGCGGTTATTGTACGGCGTACCAATTTGTACCCCACCCGCGACTTTTTGACCATCATGGCTGCCGATATGAGCATGGTTGATAACCAACCCGGCACAAAAATACAATCGCTTGTTGATGCGAGCTTTGATGCCTGGATTAAGTATTACCGGCCTAACGAGAATTCGGTTAATACAACCATGTCATACTACAACAAAGGCGCGGTAATAGCGATGTTGCTTGATTTGGAAATTATTAACAACAGCAAAGCACAAAAAAGCCTTGACGATGTGATGAAGCACATGTATAATGACTTTTATAAGGTAAAAAAACGAGGTTATACCGATACGGAATTTAAGGCCGGGCTTGAAAACTTTACAGGTAAAAACCTTGACGATTTTTACAAAAAATATATTTACGGTGTTGACAGTATTGATTACAGCCATTACCTGGGCTACGCTGGTTATAAAGTTACAAATGAGTTAAATGCAAACAGTAATGCTTATTTAGGCATTAAAACCATGCCCGGAAACGGCAATAATATGGTGGCCGCTGTTATACGTAACAGCCCTGCATGGGTGGCAGGCCTTAGTGCTTTTGACGAAATAATAACAATTGACGGCAACAGCGTGGCCGACGTTGATAAATACCTTACCACCAAAAAACCGGGTGATAGCGTTGAGATTTCCCTTTTACGTGATGGCCAGCCCATGACATTTAAAATTGTTTTAAACAACAACCCACAGGTTAAGTATGTAGTAGAAGAGTTACCCAACCCTACAGTTGAACAGCTTGCGGTACGTAAAAAGTGGATGAAGCTATAA
- a CDS encoding MarR family winged helix-turn-helix transcriptional regulator — protein MDEPISRRLMQLAKIYLGAFSKQVEYMDITRYHYILLLIAEYEGQPTQKKLAQITGKDKSAMVSIVDLLSTKGYVYREINPYDRREQLIKLTDKARQDIPAIKQSFALLNNKATEGISPQKLDIFNDVLNQMAVNLKPLDSYLVSFRKKIKKTNTKQ, from the coding sequence TTGGACGAACCTATATCGCGCAGATTGATGCAACTGGCTAAAATATACCTCGGCGCTTTTTCAAAGCAGGTGGAGTATATGGATATTACCCGTTACCATTATATTTTATTGCTCATAGCGGAATACGAGGGCCAGCCAACTCAAAAAAAGTTGGCTCAAATTACGGGCAAAGACAAGTCGGCAATGGTAAGCATTGTTGATTTGCTGAGCACCAAAGGCTACGTGTACCGCGAAATTAACCCTTACGACAGGCGCGAGCAGTTAATTAAATTAACAGATAAGGCCCGGCAAGATATACCGGCTATAAAACAATCATTTGCGCTATTAAATAATAAAGCAACAGAAGGCATCAGCCCTCAAAAATTAGATATATTTAATGACGTATTAAACCAAATGGCTGTTAATTTAAAACCGCTTGATTCGTATCTCGTATCGTTCAGAAAAAAAATAAAGAAAACCAATACTAAACAATAA
- a CDS encoding efflux RND transporter periplasmic adaptor subunit, with translation MKLKYIIYPLLILLIGYLFYNKLWGARAKEANAQTAPGKKGKKPAIPVNVMIVKDTAFSNAIDVTGSIDANEQVELRSETAGNITGIYFKEGGHVEKGQLLVKVYDKDLQASLKQIQVQILLAQQTEYRNKVLYSKEAISKEEYDISLTSLNSYKAQADLAKAQIAKTEVRAPFSGTIGLRNISPGGYLSPQGSIATLVNIDPAKITFSIPERYQGLVHVNSKINFNVESSRDVFTATVYAIEPNIDVNSRSITLRAKAENKKGLLKAGGFAKIHFTLDNIPKTIMIPTEVVTPDIKGSNVFITQKGVAVQRAIKTDTRTDAKIQVVSGLKAGDSLIVTGIIQMRPKVAIKIIKVIK, from the coding sequence ATGAAGCTTAAGTATATTATTTATCCCCTATTAATTTTATTGATCGGATATTTGTTTTACAACAAACTTTGGGGTGCCAGGGCAAAAGAGGCCAATGCACAAACCGCTCCGGGCAAAAAAGGGAAAAAGCCAGCAATACCGGTTAACGTGATGATTGTAAAGGACACCGCCTTTAGCAACGCCATTGACGTAACAGGCAGTATTGATGCTAACGAGCAAGTAGAGCTGCGCAGCGAAACCGCCGGTAATATTACCGGTATATATTTTAAAGAGGGTGGCCATGTTGAAAAGGGCCAGTTGCTGGTTAAGGTGTATGATAAAGATTTGCAAGCCTCGCTAAAACAAATACAGGTACAAATATTGCTTGCCCAGCAAACCGAATACCGCAACAAAGTATTGTACAGTAAAGAAGCGATAAGTAAAGAGGAGTACGATATATCGCTCACTTCGCTAAACTCGTACAAGGCGCAGGCCGATTTAGCTAAAGCTCAAATAGCAAAAACCGAAGTTAGGGCACCATTTTCCGGAACAATTGGGTTGCGTAATATTAGCCCTGGCGGTTATTTATCGCCGCAAGGCTCAATAGCCACCTTGGTAAATATCGATCCGGCTAAAATAACTTTCTCTATCCCTGAGCGCTACCAGGGCCTGGTACATGTTAACAGTAAAATTAATTTTAATGTAGAAAGCTCGCGCGATGTGTTTACCGCTACGGTGTATGCCATTGAGCCAAATATTGATGTTAACTCGCGCTCTATTACCCTTAGGGCCAAAGCCGAAAATAAAAAGGGATTGTTGAAGGCCGGAGGTTTTGCTAAAATACACTTTACGTTAGATAACATACCTAAAACCATTATGATACCAACCGAGGTGGTAACACCCGATATTAAAGGCAGCAACGTGTTTATAACGCAAAAAGGTGTAGCCGTACAACGCGCCATTAAAACAGATACCCGTACCGATGCTAAAATACAAGTGGTAAGCGGCCTAAAAGCCGGCGATAGCCTTATTGTTACCGGCATTATACAAATGCGCCCTAAGGTTGCAATTAAAATTATAAAAGTTATTAAGTAA
- a CDS encoding efflux RND transporter permease subunit: MSLSSVSIKRPVLATVLSIVIVVFGIIGYNFLGVRDFPSVDPPIITVTTSYSGANSDVIESQITEPLEKVINGIPGIRNISSTSSVGSSNITVEFNLDADLETAANDVRDKVGQAQRQLPQDIDAPPVVTKADANSDQIITLTVGSNTRNILQIDDYAENVLQQALQTIPGVSAVNVQGQRQYAMRLWIDPNKLTSYGLAASDISAALAKENVELPAGKIEGNTTELTIRALGKLVTEKDFNNLIIRADSAHVVHLSDVGYAVLGASNEETGLRESGIPEVGLAIVPQPGANYVQIAKDFYKKLEQVKKDLPPDIKVEVALDNTKFINQSITEVEETLAISFVLVVIIIYLFFRDWLIAFRPLIDIPVSLIGTFFIMYVFGFSINILTLLGIVLATGLVVDDGIVVTENIYKKVEAGMPIRKAAFEGSAEIFFAVISTSVTLAAVFLPIVFLPGFTGRLFREFAVVVAGSVLISAFVSLSLTPMLNVKLIRKDQKKSKFYEKTEPFFENMTNSYTESLSKFMKWKWVSIVVLVASLFIIWLTYKGIPSELAPLDDRSLLRLSVTAPEGTSYEYMSRYMDRLSKLIEDSIPEKKVNISYVAPGQGSAGAVNTGFGRVGLVNPDERTRTQQQLADYLTRQLGKLPNARTFVIQEQTISGGGSGAKTALPVQYVIQNQDFEKLRKLLPQFLAEANKSAVFSGVDVNLKFTKPQLSIVTDRDRARDLGIAVSDIAQTLQLYYSAGRLDYFLISGKQYQVIAQVDRANRDQPLDLTSVYVRNSNGKLVQLDNVVKMTENSTPPSIYHFNRFKSATISAGLAPGYTIGDGIAEMQRIAKEVIKDPSFSSDLAGPSRDYAESSSNIIYAFAFALLLIYLVLAAQFESFVDPLVVMLTVPLAIAGAFLSLWLFNQTLNIFSEIGMITLVGLVTKNGILIVEFANQRMEHGLKKYDAVIEAATSRLRPILMTSLAVVLGSVPIAFALGAGAKSRVSLGIVIMGGMLFSLVLTLYVIPMMYVYLAPNVKRNPDDEPEEETETKHEVKLLEEHTS; this comes from the coding sequence ATGAGTTTATCCTCTGTCAGTATAAAAAGGCCGGTTTTGGCCACCGTATTATCCATCGTTATTGTAGTATTCGGGATAATAGGCTATAACTTTTTGGGGGTTCGCGATTTCCCTTCTGTCGATCCGCCTATCATCACCGTAACCACAAGTTACTCGGGCGCCAACTCAGATGTTATCGAATCGCAAATCACGGAGCCGCTCGAAAAAGTAATTAATGGTATTCCCGGTATTCGTAATATATCGTCAACAAGTTCGGTAGGTTCAAGCAACATCACGGTTGAGTTTAACCTTGATGCCGATTTGGAAACTGCCGCTAACGACGTGCGCGATAAAGTTGGCCAGGCACAGCGCCAGCTACCCCAGGATATTGATGCGCCGCCGGTTGTAACCAAGGCCGATGCTAATTCCGATCAAATTATCACCTTAACAGTAGGTAGTAATACCCGTAATATTTTGCAAATTGACGATTACGCCGAAAACGTATTGCAACAAGCCTTGCAAACCATACCCGGTGTTAGTGCCGTTAACGTGCAGGGCCAGCGCCAATACGCCATGCGTTTATGGATAGACCCTAATAAGCTAACATCATACGGTTTAGCGGCAAGCGATATTAGCGCCGCGCTGGCGAAAGAAAACGTGGAGCTACCAGCCGGTAAAATTGAAGGCAATACTACCGAGTTAACCATACGCGCCCTGGGCAAGCTGGTTACCGAAAAAGATTTTAACAACCTGATAATACGTGCCGATAGTGCCCACGTTGTGCATTTGAGCGATGTTGGCTATGCGGTTTTAGGTGCGTCAAACGAAGAGACAGGCTTACGCGAATCGGGCATACCCGAGGTTGGTTTGGCCATTGTACCGCAGCCAGGTGCCAACTACGTGCAAATAGCTAAAGATTTTTACAAAAAGCTTGAACAGGTTAAAAAAGATTTACCGCCCGATATTAAGGTTGAAGTAGCGTTGGATAATACCAAATTCATCAACCAATCAATTACCGAGGTGGAAGAAACATTGGCTATATCTTTTGTGCTGGTGGTAATTATCATCTACCTCTTCTTCCGCGATTGGCTCATTGCATTCAGGCCGTTAATTGATATTCCGGTATCGCTTATAGGCACCTTCTTCATCATGTATGTTTTTGGCTTTTCCATTAACATATTAACCCTGCTGGGAATTGTGTTGGCAACCGGCCTTGTGGTGGATGATGGTATTGTGGTAACCGAGAATATTTATAAAAAGGTTGAAGCGGGCATGCCCATACGCAAAGCCGCGTTTGAAGGCTCGGCCGAAATATTTTTCGCCGTCATATCAACCTCGGTAACATTGGCAGCGGTATTTTTACCCATTGTATTTTTACCAGGCTTTACGGGCCGTTTATTCCGCGAATTTGCGGTTGTGGTAGCAGGGTCGGTATTAATATCGGCTTTTGTGTCGCTTTCGTTAACACCCATGCTTAACGTTAAACTGATACGTAAGGATCAAAAGAAATCGAAATTTTACGAGAAAACCGAACCTTTCTTTGAAAACATGACCAATTCGTATACCGAATCGCTCAGCAAATTCATGAAATGGAAATGGGTTTCTATTGTAGTATTGGTTGCCTCCCTTTTTATCATCTGGTTAACTTACAAAGGCATACCATCGGAGTTGGCCCCCTTAGACGATCGTAGCTTACTTCGTTTATCTGTAACGGCTCCCGAAGGCACATCATACGAATATATGAGCCGTTATATGGACCGCCTATCTAAATTGATTGAAGATTCTATCCCCGAAAAAAAGGTAAATATATCATACGTTGCACCGGGGCAAGGCAGCGCAGGCGCAGTTAATACCGGTTTTGGCAGGGTTGGCCTAGTAAACCCCGATGAACGAACCAGAACACAACAGCAACTTGCCGATTACCTAACGCGCCAATTAGGCAAGTTACCTAACGCCCGTACCTTTGTTATTCAGGAGCAAACTATTAGCGGTGGGGGTAGCGGCGCAAAAACAGCATTACCGGTACAGTATGTAATACAGAACCAGGATTTTGAAAAGTTGCGCAAATTACTGCCTCAGTTTTTAGCCGAGGCTAATAAAAGCGCTGTATTTTCGGGAGTGGACGTAAACCTTAAATTTACCAAGCCACAACTATCTATAGTTACCGACCGCGACCGTGCCCGCGATTTAGGTATTGCCGTAAGCGATATTGCCCAAACGCTGCAACTTTACTATAGCGCCGGCCGATTGGATTATTTTTTAATTAGTGGTAAACAATACCAGGTTATTGCCCAGGTTGATCGTGCCAACCGCGATCAGCCGCTCGATCTTACTTCTGTTTATGTGCGTAATTCAAACGGTAAGTTGGTACAGTTGGATAACGTGGTTAAAATGACCGAAAACTCTACACCGCCGTCAATTTATCACTTCAACAGGTTTAAATCGGCAACCATATCCGCGGGTTTGGCACCTGGCTACACTATTGGCGATGGTATTGCCGAAATGCAGCGCATTGCCAAAGAGGTAATTAAAGATCCATCCTTCAGTTCTGATTTGGCCGGTCCTTCGCGCGATTATGCCGAAAGCTCATCAAATATCATCTACGCCTTCGCTTTTGCATTATTGCTTATTTACCTGGTACTGGCAGCCCAGTTTGAAAGCTTTGTTGACCCGTTGGTGGTAATGCTAACCGTACCATTGGCTATTGCAGGTGCATTTTTATCGTTATGGTTATTTAACCAAACCCTTAATATTTTTAGCGAAATAGGGATGATAACCCTGGTAGGCCTGGTAACTAAAAACGGTATCTTAATTGTTGAGTTTGCCAACCAGCGAATGGAGCATGGCCTCAAAAAATACGACGCCGTTATTGAAGCGGCCACATCCCGTTTAAGACCAATTTTAATGACGAGTTTGGCTGTAGTATTAGGTTCGGTACCAATAGCATTTGCCTTAGGTGCTGGCGCAAAAAGCCGTGTATCATTGGGTATTGTTATTATGGGGGGTATGTTATTCTCGCTGGTGCTTACGCTGTACGTTATACCAATGATGTATGTGTATTTGGCTCCCAATGTAAAACGCAACCCCGATGACGAACCGGAAGAAGAAACCGAAACCAAGCACGAAGTAAAGCTTTTAGAAGAGCATACTTCATAA
- a CDS encoding TolC family protein: MRLIKIYLVFTTCALMAFAAKAQVTTVPKAPLLTLKEAIELALKNNYNIKLSANNTTIAQNNVTLGNAGILPQLTGDASTTSSVQDNKQTRVDANGNYTVTQTNGVHNNTLNYGLNLNWTLFDGFAMFANLDQLKALNQLTQITARDTIQSTIADVIDTYYNLVNQDEQVKALKGAIEISRTQLRYANDKFEVGRASRLDVLNAEVNVNTDTSSLLAQIQQYKSIQIRMNQLMVRDLRTDFSVTDTIIIDQKIMLADIINQAQTANPTILASQINRSLAEINLRQVKATRYPSLGFTTGYGFTNSKTPAGYPLRQQDVKGLNYGLTASINIFDGFNQSRKERNARIQIDNAAINLTKSKQAIEAQINTFYINYISGLDQVKLNQYNVGIAKRNLDISLEKYKLGNITPLEIREAQKNYLDAQSRYFQSQYQAKSAEITLKEITNNIKIE; the protein is encoded by the coding sequence ATGAGATTGATAAAAATATATTTGGTGTTTACTACCTGTGCTTTAATGGCGTTTGCTGCAAAAGCACAGGTTACAACCGTGCCTAAAGCTCCGTTGCTTACCTTAAAAGAAGCCATCGAGCTTGCGCTTAAAAACAATTATAACATTAAGCTATCTGCCAACAATACCACCATTGCACAAAATAATGTTACACTTGGCAATGCCGGTATACTGCCCCAGTTAACAGGCGATGCCTCCACAACCAGCAGCGTGCAAGATAATAAGCAAACCAGGGTTGATGCCAACGGCAATTATACCGTTACGCAAACTAACGGGGTACATAACAATACACTTAACTATGGCCTTAACTTAAACTGGACGCTTTTTGATGGCTTTGCCATGTTTGCCAACTTAGATCAGTTAAAGGCACTTAACCAGTTAACGCAGATAACCGCCCGCGATACCATACAAAGCACCATTGCCGATGTGATAGACACCTATTATAACCTGGTAAACCAGGATGAGCAGGTTAAGGCATTAAAAGGCGCCATAGAAATATCCCGCACGCAGTTACGCTATGCAAACGATAAGTTTGAGGTAGGCCGGGCATCGCGCTTAGATGTTTTAAATGCCGAGGTTAATGTAAATACTGATACATCGAGCTTGCTTGCGCAAATACAGCAATACAAATCAATCCAGATTAGGATGAACCAATTGATGGTGCGCGACCTGCGAACAGATTTTTCGGTTACGGATACGATTATAATTGATCAAAAAATAATGCTGGCCGATATTATTAACCAGGCCCAAACGGCCAATCCTACCATATTGGCATCGCAAATAAACCGCAGCCTTGCCGAAATTAATTTAAGGCAGGTTAAGGCAACCCGCTACCCTTCGCTTGGCTTTACAACCGGTTATGGTTTTACAAACAGCAAAACACCCGCCGGGTACCCGCTTAGGCAGCAAGACGTTAAAGGCTTAAACTACGGCCTTACCGCATCTATCAATATTTTTGATGGCTTTAATCAATCGCGTAAGGAACGTAACGCGCGGATACAAATTGATAATGCGGCCATCAATTTAACCAAAAGCAAACAAGCCATTGAAGCCCAAATTAATACCTTTTACATCAACTATATATCCGGGCTCGATCAGGTAAAGCTAAATCAATACAATGTTGGGATAGCAAAACGCAATTTAGATATATCGCTCGAAAAATATAAGCTCGGCAATATCACGCCGTTGGAAATTAGAGAGGCGCAAAAAAACTATCTCGACGCTCAATCAAGGTACTTTCAATCGCAATATCAGGCTAAATCGGCAGAAATTACTTTGAAGGAAATTACAAATAATATTAAGATTGAATAG
- a CDS encoding response regulator translates to MEPYRYKLCLLIDDNFIDNFVTRKILETSFFAETIVVIQSAVEAIAQLQAKAIEPDVIFLDIRMPLMDGFQFLKEYDSLNHGEGKRVKIFMLSSSLDPGDFQLSTQNKHITQFIHKPITKKVLEDL, encoded by the coding sequence ATGGAACCCTACCGCTATAAACTATGCCTTCTTATCGATGATAATTTTATCGATAACTTTGTTACGCGCAAAATTTTAGAAACCAGCTTTTTTGCCGAAACAATTGTGGTTATACAGTCTGCGGTGGAGGCAATTGCCCAGCTACAAGCCAAAGCAATTGAGCCCGATGTGATATTTTTGGATATCCGCATGCCATTAATGGATGGGTTTCAGTTTTTAAAAGAATACGATAGCCTAAACCACGGCGAAGGGAAAAGAGTGAAAATATTTATGCTTTCGTCATCTTTAGACCCTGGCGACTTTCAGCTATCAACTCAAAACAAGCATATTACCCAGTTTATACACAAGCCTATTACAAAAAAAGTACTGGAAGACCTTTAA